Proteins encoded by one window of Thiohalospira halophila DSM 15071:
- a CDS encoding sigma 54-interacting transcriptional regulator, with product MSSSPATAEVAAPRLLLVDDDTSLLRLLTLRLEANGYEVATATSGEGALEAMAEARPELVITDLRMEGMDGMALFRLLRERHPGLPVLILTAHGSIPEAVEATREGVFGFLGKPFDADELLTEIQRALSLGGERRPEAAEWCSRIRTRSPAMQAVLDRAGQVAATEAGVFIRGASGTGKELLARAIHDASPRSQGPFVAVNTAAMPEGLLESELFGHRKGAFTGAERDHTGLFREADGGTLFLDEVGDMPPGLQVKLLRVLQERRVRPVGGTQDIPVDVRIIAATHRDLEAAVGAGDFREDLFYRLNVVSLTLPPLSERREDIPLLAETFLEELAARYGRELTGFAPEALATLSEAPWPGNVRQLYNVVEQVVALATTPLVPDSLVREALDSAAAPMPTLAEARRAFERDYLERLLTITAGQVRRAAELAGRNRTEFYRLLSRHGLDPARFQE from the coding sequence ATGAGCAGTAGCCCCGCGACCGCCGAGGTGGCCGCCCCGCGCCTGCTGCTGGTGGACGATGACACCAGTCTGCTCCGCCTGCTCACCCTGCGCCTGGAGGCCAACGGCTACGAGGTGGCCACCGCCACCAGCGGTGAGGGCGCCCTGGAGGCCATGGCCGAGGCACGGCCGGAGTTGGTGATTACCGACCTGCGCATGGAGGGCATGGACGGCATGGCGCTCTTCCGCCTCCTGCGGGAGCGCCACCCCGGCCTGCCGGTGCTCATCCTCACCGCCCACGGCTCCATCCCCGAGGCGGTGGAGGCCACCCGGGAGGGGGTCTTCGGCTTCCTGGGCAAACCCTTCGACGCCGACGAACTGCTGACCGAGATCCAGCGTGCCCTGAGCCTCGGCGGCGAGCGCCGACCGGAGGCGGCGGAGTGGTGTTCCCGGATCCGGACGCGCAGCCCCGCCATGCAGGCCGTCCTGGATCGTGCCGGCCAGGTGGCAGCCACCGAGGCGGGGGTCTTCATCCGCGGCGCCAGCGGCACCGGCAAGGAGCTGCTGGCGCGCGCCATCCACGATGCCAGCCCGCGGTCGCAGGGGCCCTTTGTGGCCGTGAACACGGCGGCGATGCCCGAGGGGCTGCTGGAGTCGGAGCTCTTCGGCCACCGCAAGGGCGCCTTCACCGGGGCCGAGCGCGACCATACCGGCCTGTTCCGGGAGGCCGACGGCGGCACGCTCTTCCTGGACGAGGTGGGCGACATGCCGCCGGGGCTGCAGGTCAAGCTCCTGCGGGTTCTCCAGGAGCGGCGGGTGCGGCCCGTGGGCGGGACCCAGGACATCCCGGTGGACGTGCGCATCATCGCCGCGACCCACCGCGACCTGGAGGCGGCCGTGGGCGCCGGGGACTTCCGCGAGGACCTCTTCTACCGGCTCAACGTCGTCTCCCTGACCCTGCCGCCCCTGTCGGAGCGGCGGGAGGACATCCCGCTGCTGGCGGAGACCTTCCTGGAGGAGCTGGCGGCGCGCTACGGCCGCGAACTCACCGGCTTCGCCCCCGAGGCCCTGGCGACCCTGAGCGAGGCGCCCTGGCCGGGGAATGTCCGCCAGCTCTACAACGTAGTGGAGCAGGTGGTGGCCCTGGCGACCACACCGCTGGTGCCCGATTCCCTGGTGCGCGAGGCGCTGGACAGCGCGGCCGCCCCCATGCCGACGCTGGCGGAGGCGCGCCGCGCCTTCGAGCGGGACTACCTGGAGCGCCTGCTGACCATCACCGCCGGCCAGGTGCGCCGCGCCGCGGAGCTGGCCGGGCGCAACCGGACCGAATTCTACCGGCTGCTCAGTCGCCACGGCCTCGACCCGGCCCGGTTTCAGGAATAG
- the tolR gene encoding protein TolR — MARRSKRRPIAEINVVPYIDVMLVLLIIFMITAPMLNQGVQVELPQQTAEPIEDSDARPLVVTVDSQGRLYLDEDGAEGAPLEEDELVQRAVARLEETPQSAVMVRGDRATEYGAVVRAMTLLQEAGADSVGLVTREPGGDERE, encoded by the coding sequence ATGGCTCGCCGGAGCAAGCGCCGCCCCATCGCCGAGATCAACGTCGTCCCCTACATCGACGTGATGCTGGTGCTGCTGATCATCTTCATGATCACCGCACCCATGCTCAATCAGGGGGTTCAGGTGGAGCTGCCGCAACAGACGGCCGAGCCCATCGAGGACTCCGATGCCCGGCCGCTGGTGGTGACCGTGGACAGCCAGGGCCGGCTCTACCTGGACGAGGACGGCGCCGAGGGCGCCCCGCTGGAAGAGGACGAGCTGGTACAGCGAGCCGTCGCCCGGCTCGAGGAGACGCCGCAGAGTGCCGTGATGGTGCGCGGCGATCGGGCCACCGAGTACGGCGCCGTGGTCCGCGCCATGACGCTGCTCCAGGAGGCCGGTGCCGATTCCGTGGGGCTGGTGACCCGGGAGCCCGGCGGCGATGAGCGGGAATAA
- the tolA gene encoding cell envelope integrity protein TolA, with product MSGNNRGRWPFLVSLGLHLGVLALLLTELPWPEPEVEESGREVIQARALEQDPVAERRRQEQAQREAERREAERREAERRAREKAEAEARRRAEEQRKAEEQRRAEEEARRKAEEAARREAEREAQRKAEEEARRRAEEQARREAEEEARREAERQAEQQRKAEEEARRKAERQAERERQAEEEARREAERRAEQERKAEEEERRKAEEARRQAEEERRQAELEAEQRRLEQQRQARMERERNRLIARIEAKVTRSWRPPEGAGRLSAVARVRLNREGRVLSVRVLESSGNPSFDSSLERAVLRASPLPVPDDDRLFESSFREFNMKFSPRDM from the coding sequence ATGAGCGGGAATAACCGGGGGCGCTGGCCCTTTCTCGTCTCCCTGGGGCTGCACCTGGGGGTGCTCGCCCTCCTGCTCACCGAGCTCCCGTGGCCGGAGCCGGAGGTCGAGGAGAGCGGAAGAGAGGTCATCCAGGCCCGGGCGCTGGAGCAGGACCCGGTGGCCGAGCGGCGCCGGCAGGAGCAGGCGCAACGGGAGGCCGAGCGTCGAGAGGCAGAACGCCGGGAGGCCGAACGGCGGGCCCGGGAGAAGGCCGAAGCCGAGGCCCGCCGTCGCGCCGAAGAGCAGCGCAAGGCCGAGGAGCAGCGCCGCGCGGAAGAGGAGGCGCGTCGCAAGGCCGAGGAGGCCGCCCGCCGGGAGGCGGAACGCGAGGCCCAGCGGAAGGCGGAAGAAGAGGCGCGACGCCGGGCCGAGGAGCAGGCCCGCCGGGAGGCCGAGGAAGAGGCCAGACGCGAGGCCGAGCGCCAGGCCGAGCAGCAGCGCAAGGCCGAGGAAGAGGCGCGCCGGAAGGCCGAACGCCAGGCCGAACGGGAACGCCAGGCCGAGGAGGAGGCCCGCCGGGAGGCGGAGCGCCGGGCCGAGCAGGAGCGCAAGGCCGAGGAAGAGGAGCGCCGCAAGGCCGAAGAGGCCCGGCGGCAGGCCGAGGAGGAACGGCGTCAGGCCGAGCTGGAGGCCGAACAGCGCCGCCTGGAGCAACAGCGCCAGGCCCGGATGGAGCGGGAGCGAAACCGCCTGATCGCCCGTATCGAGGCGAAGGTGACGCGCAGCTGGCGCCCCCCGGAGGGGGCCGGTCGCCTCTCGGCGGTAGCCCGGGTCCGCCTGAACCGCGAGGGGCGGGTTCTCTCGGTCCGGGTGCTGGAGTCCTCCGGCAACCCCAGTTTCGACAGCTCCCTGGAGCGGGCGGTGCTGCGCGCCTCGCCGCTGCCGGTGCCGGATGACGATCGACTGTTCGAGAGCAGCTTTCGCGAATTCAACATGAAGTTCTCACCGAGGGACATGTAA
- the tolB gene encoding Tol-Pal system beta propeller repeat protein TolB — MTMRHFSALLLALALWPAAAGAVLTIEITEGVSGARPVAVVSFGHPDDVRPNTDIAQVVATDLARSGRFSPMAREELPARPERGGEMDMDQWRQAGQDHVLVGQVDRGADGLVIRTQLMDPYREEQVFGYRFQAPQSGLRRLGHRLADRVYEAVLDRRGAFSTSMAYVRTERETGDEPRYILAVADADGRNEQIILDSGQPLMSPAWSPDGRRVAYVSFEGGRPGLWVQTVTSGSRERIGPASESRSAPAFSPDGRYLAWTRQDGDNTDIYITDLERGGDPVRVTRHWAIDTEPAWLPSGEGLIFTSDRAGSPQLYEVELDDRARPVSNPERITFEGNYNASADVAPDGRHVALVHRNNNGFRIAVLDRERGGLEVVAETTMGESPSFAPNGDMILYAAERAGRGVLESVSSDGRARQRLGMDIGNVREPAWSPFDALTSN; from the coding sequence ATGACCATGCGCCACTTCTCCGCCCTGCTCCTCGCCCTGGCCCTGTGGCCGGCGGCGGCCGGAGCCGTGCTCACCATCGAGATCACCGAGGGGGTCTCCGGGGCGCGGCCCGTCGCCGTCGTCTCCTTCGGCCACCCGGACGATGTGCGGCCCAACACCGATATCGCCCAGGTGGTCGCCACGGATCTCGCCCGTAGCGGCCGCTTCTCGCCCATGGCCCGGGAGGAGCTCCCGGCGCGGCCCGAGCGGGGCGGCGAGATGGACATGGACCAGTGGCGGCAGGCCGGCCAGGATCACGTCCTCGTCGGGCAGGTGGACCGGGGCGCCGACGGCCTCGTCATCCGGACCCAGCTCATGGACCCCTACCGCGAGGAGCAGGTCTTCGGCTACCGCTTCCAGGCCCCCCAGAGCGGCCTGCGCCGCCTGGGGCATCGCCTGGCGGACCGGGTCTACGAGGCGGTTCTGGACCGGCGTGGCGCCTTCAGCACCAGCATGGCCTACGTCCGCACCGAGCGGGAGACAGGGGACGAGCCGCGCTACATCCTGGCGGTGGCGGATGCCGACGGCCGCAACGAACAGATCATCCTCGATTCCGGCCAGCCGCTGATGTCGCCGGCCTGGTCGCCGGATGGCCGCCGGGTCGCCTACGTCTCCTTCGAGGGTGGTCGGCCGGGTCTCTGGGTCCAGACGGTGACCAGCGGCAGCCGGGAACGCATCGGCCCGGCCTCGGAGTCGCGCAGCGCCCCGGCCTTCTCCCCGGACGGGCGATACCTGGCCTGGACCCGCCAGGACGGCGATAATACCGATATCTACATCACCGACCTGGAGCGCGGGGGCGACCCGGTGCGCGTCACCCGCCACTGGGCCATCGACACCGAGCCGGCCTGGCTTCCCAGCGGTGAGGGCCTCATCTTCACCTCCGATCGCGCCGGCTCGCCCCAGCTCTACGAGGTGGAGCTGGACGACCGCGCCCGGCCGGTCTCGAACCCGGAGCGCATCACCTTCGAGGGCAACTACAACGCCAGCGCCGACGTCGCCCCGGACGGGCGCCACGTGGCCCTGGTGCACCGCAATAATAATGGCTTCCGTATCGCCGTCCTGGATCGCGAACGCGGGGGGCTGGAAGTGGTCGCCGAGACCACCATGGGGGAATCTCCCAGCTTCGCCCCCAACGGCGACATGATCCTCTATGCCGCCGAGCGGGCGGGTCGAGGCGTCCTGGAGTCGGTCTCCAGCGACGGCCGCGCCCGGCAGCGGCTGGGGATGGATATCGGCAACGTCCGCGAGCCGGCCTGGTCCCCCTTTGATGCCCTGACGAGCAACTGA
- the tolQ gene encoding protein TolQ, translating to MNGELSLAHLVGEASLLVQLVMLILLSASVASWMLILQHWQLFRRVRAEAEAFEGRFWSGRELAEIHREVRDGESRGQAAIFEAGYNEFSRLPRGAPVLDTVQRAMRVVLNREVDGLEHRLGWLATIGSVSPYVGLFGTVWGIMNSFTALGDVQQATLARVAPGIAEALFATAMGLFAAIPAVIAYNRFSQQAERLAERYDNFIEEFGTLLLRHAGR from the coding sequence ATGAACGGCGAACTCTCCCTGGCCCACCTCGTCGGTGAGGCCAGCCTCCTCGTCCAGCTGGTGATGCTCATCCTGCTCTCGGCCTCGGTGGCCTCGTGGATGCTCATCCTCCAGCACTGGCAGCTCTTCCGCCGGGTGCGCGCCGAGGCGGAGGCCTTCGAGGGGCGCTTCTGGTCCGGCCGGGAGCTGGCCGAGATCCATCGCGAGGTGCGCGACGGCGAGAGCCGGGGCCAGGCCGCCATCTTCGAGGCGGGCTACAACGAATTCAGCCGCCTGCCCCGCGGCGCGCCGGTGCTGGACACCGTCCAGCGCGCCATGCGGGTGGTCCTCAATCGTGAGGTGGACGGCCTGGAGCACCGCCTGGGCTGGCTGGCCACCATCGGCTCGGTGAGCCCCTATGTCGGCCTCTTCGGCACCGTCTGGGGGATCATGAACAGCTTCACGGCCCTGGGCGATGTCCAGCAGGCGACCCTGGCGCGGGTGGCGCCGGGTATCGCCGAGGCGTTGTTCGCCACCGCCATGGGCCTGTTCGCCGCCATTCCGGCGGTGATCGCCTACAATCGGTTCTCGCAGCAGGCCGAGCGCCTCGCCGAGCGCTACGACAACTTCATCGAGGAGTTCGGGACCCTGCTGCTGCGCCACGCGGGTCGCTGA
- the ybgC gene encoding tol-pal system-associated acyl-CoA thioesterase, whose protein sequence is MPVLWRADLTEFSWPVRVYYEDTDAGGVVYHANYLAFMERARTEWLRSLGFGQRELAAEVGVLFAVRSMELDFLKPARFDDELTVTATIDNLARARIDFLQEIRSAAGEVLCRGRVRVACIDGERFRPCAIPEVIRNAAEAT, encoded by the coding sequence ATGCCTGTATTGTGGAGAGCGGACTTGACGGAATTTTCTTGGCCGGTGCGGGTCTACTACGAGGACACCGACGCCGGCGGCGTGGTCTATCACGCCAATTACCTCGCCTTCATGGAGCGCGCCCGGACCGAGTGGCTGCGCTCGCTGGGTTTCGGCCAGCGGGAGCTGGCCGCGGAGGTCGGGGTTCTCTTCGCCGTGCGCTCCATGGAGCTGGACTTCCTGAAGCCGGCCCGCTTTGACGACGAACTGACGGTGACCGCGACCATCGACAACCTGGCCCGCGCACGTATCGACTTCCTGCAGGAGATCCGCTCGGCAGCGGGAGAGGTCCTCTGCCGGGGGCGTGTGCGCGTGGCCTGCATCGACGGCGAGCGGTTCCGTCCCTGTGCCATACCCGAGGTGATCCGGAACGCGGCGGAGGCGACATGA